In one window of Streptomyces sp. NBC_01224 DNA:
- a CDS encoding peptidoglycan-binding domain-containing protein, producing MIRRKCAALGTALLTAGALATTTHDVAAAEETCSYTSSTDRPALTYVNTGPSVKQAQCLSNVWGGVPKLAVDGVFDSATSKKISWIQGCHGLDRTGVVEEDTWQVLYHPALDCYDPYPK from the coding sequence ATGATCCGTCGCAAGTGTGCGGCCCTCGGCACAGCACTGCTGACCGCCGGGGCTTTGGCGACGACGACGCACGATGTGGCCGCCGCTGAGGAGACATGCTCCTACACGTCCTCCACCGATCGTCCCGCGCTCACGTACGTGAACACCGGTCCGTCCGTAAAGCAGGCGCAGTGTCTGAGCAATGTGTGGGGCGGCGTTCCGAAACTCGCGGTCGACGGGGTCTTCGACTCAGCCACGTCGAAGAAGATCAGCTGGATTCAGGGGTGCCACGGTCTGGACAGAACCGGGGTTGTCGAGGAGGACACCTGGCAGGTGCTTTACCACCCCGCACTGGACTGCTACGACCCGTATCCGAAGTGA